The Oikeobacillus pervagus sequence AAAACCAATGGGCTTTAGCTTTTTTTGATCGGTTTCCTGTGAGTCGTGGTCATCTTCTAATTATCCCCAAACGTCATGTAAGTGATTTTTTTGATACAACATTAGAGGAACGGATGGCAATGAATGACTTAATGGAGAAGGGGAAGAAGCTCTTAGATCAAAAGTATGAACCGCACGGCTATAATATTGGAATCAACTGTGGGGGAGCGGCTGGGCAAACGATTTTTCATGTTCATCTTCATTTGATTCCAAGATACGACGGTGATATGTTGGATCCTAGTGGAGGGGTTCGGGGCGTAATACCTTGGAAGCAGAAATATAAATAGGGCGAATTTGGAA is a genomic window containing:
- a CDS encoding HIT family protein → MQSCHFCNQEQLIILLENQWALAFFDRFPVSRGHLLIIPKRHVSDFFDTTLEERMAMNDLMEKGKKLLDQKYEPHGYNIGINCGGAAGQTIFHVHLHLIPRYDGDMLDPSGGVRGVIPWKQKYK